Below is a genomic region from Isosphaeraceae bacterium EP7.
GAGCATCGAATAATTCTTGTGGACCGACGGATTCGACTTCTCGCATCCGAGGACCAGGCTGGGCACCTTGGTCGACCGGCCGTAGGTCGCCGCGAGCCACTGGTCGACGCTCGTCCCCGAGCGAATCTCGCCGCCGGAGGCCAACGGCGAGCCGGAAAGGATGTTGCCGGTCTGCGAGCTGTGGATGTTCCCCTTGAGGGCCTGCTCGTTATAGAGGCCCTTGATGAAGAGCATCTTCTCCCGGAAGTCATTCAGCGGGGCGAGCACCTGGCCCAGTTCCATCCCCGCGCCTGAGCCCTTGGCCCACCACTCCTTGCTGTGGAACCCGTTGCCCGCGAAGAGGACGGCCAGGCGGACGGGGGCATCGCTGCCTCCGCCCTTGATGACCGGGACATCGCCCCAGACGGGACGCGACTCGAGCCAGGGGAGGGCCATCGAGACGCCGAGCCCTCGGAGCATCGTTCGGCGGCTGAATCGGTGGTTCGTCATCCGGGGCGACTCCGGTCGGGAAGGGTGTGAGATTGGGAATTCAAATCCGTGTCGGCGGTCTCGCGCCGGCGTCAATCTGTGTAAGCGGTCTCGCGCCCGCGGATCTCGCGGAACTGGCGGCTCTTGACGATCACGTCGATCGCCGAGCCGATCCGGTAGCCGTTCGATGCCAGGGCGGACTGCATCTCGTTCAGGAGGACGTCATCGGAAAGCTGCGTCGAGCGACCCAGCGCGAAGCCGAGGAGCTTCCGGCAGGCTTGCTTCAGGAAGGCGTCGCGGCGCGTGGTCAGGAGATAATCCGCCAGGCCTTCGAGCCCTTCGAAAGTCTTCCCGTCCATCGCCTTCGCCTTCGTGTCGATCGGCCGGTCGCCCAGGTCCTTGTCGCGCCGGCGTCCGATCGCGTCGAAGGCTTCGAGCGAGAACCCGAGCGGGTCGATCCGCTGGTGGCAGACGACGCATTTCGCGTCATTGGCGTGCTTCTCGACGAGTTGGCGGACGGTCAGTCCGTCGGTGGCCGCCTCATCGTCGGGGAGCTGCGGGACCCCCTTCGGCGGGCGTGGCAGGCGTTCGCCGAGGAGGACTTCGCTGATCCAGTTGCCCCGGAGGGTCGGGCTGGTCCGCGACGCGCCCGATTGCTTGGCCAGTGTGGTCGCCTGGCCGAGGATGCCGCCGCGGCCGTAACGCCTGATCCCGTCGACACGCCGCCAGTCGTCGGCCTTATCGGTCGGTTGCCTGGGAACTCCGTAATGCTCGGCCAGCGGCCCATTCAGGAATGTGTGATCGGCGTCGAGGATCCCGAGCACCGATCCGTCGTTCTGGAAGAGGTCGGTGAAGAAGCGGACCGACTCCTCGTACATCGCGCCGCGGAGACCCAGGAACGTGGGGAAGTGCCGCTCGCTCTTCTCGTCGAGCTGGTCGAAGTCGGCAATGTGGAGCCACTGGCAAGCGAACTCCGTCGCGAGTCGCCGGGACTTCTCATCGCGGAGCATCCGTCGGGCCTGTTTCGCGAGGATCTCGGGGTCGCCGAGCCGGCCGGACTCGGCGAGCTCTCGCAGCTCCTCGTCGGGCTGCGACGACCAGAGGAAGTAGCTCAGGCGGGTGGCCAGCTCGACGTTCGAGACCGGACCTTGCCCGGTGCCCGGGACCGGCTTCTCGGATCGATAGAGGAACGCCGGCGCGACCAGGATCCGGGCCAGAGTCAGTCGGAATGCCTCGTCGTGCGGGATCTCCTGCGCCCGCAGCCCCTTGTAGAGCACACGGAGCTGAGTCGATTCATCCTCAGTCACGGGTCGTCGGTAAGCCCGTCCGGCGAACGCGATCAGAGCGTCGAGCTGCCTGGGCTCGGACTCGACCAGGAGTCGCTTGAAGGCCTCGGCTCGGTCGTTGATCGGCTTCCTGAGCGGTTCGAAGACCTTGGGGTCGGCATCTTGCGAGGCATATTCCATCAACTGGGCGAAGGCGTCGACCAGGGTCAACGCGTCGAGGCTGGAGAAGTGCAGCTCGTCCCAGAGTCGGTCGAGCTCCTTTTTCTGCGTCTCATCGAGCATGAGTCGCGCGAGGTGCTGATCCTCCCGGTAGAACAGCGTGAGCGTGACGACCTCGTCGACCGGGACGATCTTGACGTAGCAGAGCGCCGCGGGGAACAGGTTGCGGAACTCGTCGAGGGCGGCCTCGATCCGCTTCCGTCTCGCGCTCCCCTCGTTGACGATGATCGGCGATCCGAACGACGTCCGGCGGTTGTCCGACGTCCAGGGGCCGGCATCCATCGTCACCGTCACCTGGCTGGGATGCAGGCCGGAGTCGCGGGGAGGCGCGCCGGCGGTCACTCCGAGCTGGACGCTCCCCTCCGCACCAGAGGCGTGGTGGAGGGTCCCGGTCGTGACCAGCTCGGCCCCTTCGGCCAGTTCGGCCGGGAGCTGAAACGAGATCACGGACGGTGCCTGGACGCAGAGGCTGGCGGCTTCGACGGTCCCGCCCTTGGGGTGCTTGCCGAAGAGCCCGGGATCGAGTCCCCAGTCCGGCCCGGCGGTCGGGTCTCCCTCGGTCATGGCGGCTCCATCGGGGCGGGATCGAAGGATCGTGCCGAGCAGAGGGCCGCCGAGCGACCGGAGTTGCTGGCGGAGAGTCGCGTCGGGGCTGTCCTTGGGCGCGAGAGCACCCGTTGTGAAGAGTCGTTGCGCCTCCTCGGCGAGCCGATGCTTGTCGTCGGCCCCCTTCGCGTCCTGCCATCGGGCCAGGACCGAGCCGACGGGAACGCCCGTCCCGGCTTCGACTCCGCCCTTGTCAGGCTCGGTGTAGAAGTGCCAGACGCCCGGATGACCCAAGCGGTCGGCATGGGGGTTGGCGGCCAGGATGTCGCCCGAAACGTCGGCGGCGAGGTCCCAGGTCCGCGCGGCCTCGCCGGCTTCGGAGATCTTGAGGTCGACCGCCGTCAGGTCGCACGAATGATTCCCGTCGCGCGGGCCGATCGAGAGCGAGACGAGGTCGCCCTCGTGGATGGAGAGCCCGTCAATCGGGCCGACCTTCCATTCCTTGCTCCCCGTCGCTGTGCCCTGGGCGAGCTGACGACGGTTCGTCCCCCTCCGGAGTTCCAGCGACCAGGTCACACCGTTGCCGCATTCGGGGTGGGCGTGTTGCACCGAGGCCTCGACACGCACCCGGGAAGTCACGGGGCTCTGCCAGCCGATGGCCGCCCGGAGGGTGATCGACGGGTGGACCGCGACACCGTGCGGCTTCATGTTGCCGGGAATCCGGACATGCTGGTCGGACGAGTTGGCCAGCAGC
It encodes:
- a CDS encoding DUF1592 domain-containing protein translates to MGNWRAIFLNLVLAILAPTTFALAGGPAPTDEATKEFEAATVPLVKRYCLECHSTEEQEGDLDLERFTKLDQVRNAPRVWQRVAELIENGEMPPKEARQPNEAERTRLRQWVRGFLATEATRLAGDPGRVVLRRLNNAEYTYTLRDLTGVTSLDPAREFPVDGAAGEGFTNTGNALVMSPSLVTKYLDAAKDVAGHAVLLRDGFRFSAGTTSRDWTEETLAKIRDFYREFTDPRGGGDQVNLQGIVFDTNQGGRLPFERYFAATVAEREALTSGAKTIEGVASARGLNARYLGTLWKSLTEPKPSMLLGGLQARWRAAKPEDVPALVAEVAAWQKGLWKFASVGHIGKLNGPKAWMEPVSPLIASQEVRFKIPHSTDGKDVTLSLVARDAGDGNDHDFVVWGQPRLVAPGRPDVPLRDIRRVARDLSTRRDRLFADTAKYLDASAEVEASQGKADVSALAQARGLDQGALRGWLDYLGIIPADALTLTGHFTTKLARTGDYDFINGWGKDETPLLLANSSDQHVRIPGNMKPHGVAVHPSITLRAAIGWQSPVTSRVRVEASVQHAHPECGNGVTWSLELRRGTNRRQLAQGTATGSKEWKVGPIDGLSIHEGDLVSLSIGPRDGNHSCDLTAVDLKISEAGEAARTWDLAADVSGDILAANPHADRLGHPGVWHFYTEPDKGGVEAGTGVPVGSVLARWQDAKGADDKHRLAEEAQRLFTTGALAPKDSPDATLRQQLRSLGGPLLGTILRSRPDGAAMTEGDPTAGPDWGLDPGLFGKHPKGGTVEAASLCVQAPSVISFQLPAELAEGAELVTTGTLHHASGAEGSVQLGVTAGAPPRDSGLHPSQVTVTMDAGPWTSDNRRTSFGSPIIVNEGSARRKRIEAALDEFRNLFPAALCYVKIVPVDEVVTLTLFYREDQHLARLMLDETQKKELDRLWDELHFSSLDALTLVDAFAQLMEYASQDADPKVFEPLRKPINDRAEAFKRLLVESEPRQLDALIAFAGRAYRRPVTEDESTQLRVLYKGLRAQEIPHDEAFRLTLARILVAPAFLYRSEKPVPGTGQGPVSNVELATRLSYFLWSSQPDEELRELAESGRLGDPEILAKQARRMLRDEKSRRLATEFACQWLHIADFDQLDEKSERHFPTFLGLRGAMYEESVRFFTDLFQNDGSVLGILDADHTFLNGPLAEHYGVPRQPTDKADDWRRVDGIRRYGRGGILGQATTLAKQSGASRTSPTLRGNWISEVLLGERLPRPPKGVPQLPDDEAATDGLTVRQLVEKHANDAKCVVCHQRIDPLGFSLEAFDAIGRRRDKDLGDRPIDTKAKAMDGKTFEGLEGLADYLLTTRRDAFLKQACRKLLGFALGRSTQLSDDVLLNEMQSALASNGYRIGSAIDVIVKSRQFREIRGRETAYTD